The Musa acuminata AAA Group cultivar baxijiao chromosome BXJ1-3, Cavendish_Baxijiao_AAA, whole genome shotgun sequence genome window below encodes:
- the LOC135618179 gene encoding uncharacterized protein LOC135618179: MVRSSRALRRLPSRKLRLAPYPIPSYHWKVSEKECGSKKTTVALEKKDWEDATCSVCMEYPHNAVLLLCSSHDKGCRPYMCGTSYRHSNCLDQFKKAYTKMSPSHYDSVANLGSNLPHSIACEKSEIMELTCPLCRGQVKGWTVVDPAREYLNNKKRSCMQDSCSFVGTYKELSKHVRSEHPSANPHEVDPVLEQKWRMLEHERERQDVISTIRSSMPRSVVFGDYVIEMSNGELNTDDEVGDDHVDHDLENRGITRSILYFFLRESATRLMRLHRDNGEPEERGNDNLVDAYSLDGDDDIAPITSQGSRLGILRSERRHRRRRNMSRARPVSD; encoded by the coding sequence ATGGTGAGAAGCTCTAGGGCCCTTCGCAGACTTCCATCTCGTAAACTCAGGTTGGCTCCATATCCAATTCCTTCATATCACTGGAAGGTTTCCGAGAAAGAATGTGGCTCAAAGAAAACAACAGTGGCCTTGGAGAAAAAGGACTGGGAAGATGCCACCTGCTCGGTGTGCATGGAGTACCCACATAATGCTGTTTTGTTGCTATGCTCTTCTCATGACAAGGGCTGCCGACCCTACATGTGCGGGACCAGCTATCGGCACTCAAATTGCCTTGATCAATTTAAGAAGGCATACACAAAAATGTCACCCTCCCATTACGATTCAGTGGCTAACCTTGGATCAAATTTGCCTCACTCCATTGCATGCGAGAAGTCTGAGATTATGGAGCTTACATGTCCTTTGTGCCGAGGGCAGGTAAAGGGATGGACTGTGGTGGATCCTGCACGAGAATATCTCAACAACAAGAAGAGGAGCTGCATGCAAGACAGTTGCTCATTTGTGGGGACTTACAAGGAGCTAAGCAAGCATGTGAGGTCTGAGCACCCTTCTGCAAATCCTCACGAGGTGGATCCAGTGCTTGAACAGAAGTGGAGGATGCTGGAGCACGAAAGGGAGCGGCAAGATGTGATCAGCACGATAAGGTCATCAATGCCAAGGTCAGTGGTGTTCGGGGATTATGTAATTGAAATGAGCAATGGTGAGCTCAACACCGATGATGAGGTTGGTGATGATCATGTGGATCATGATTTAGAGAATCGCGGAATTACTAGGAGCATTCTATACTTTTTCTTGAGAGAGAGCGCCACGCGACTCATGAGGCTTCACAGGGACAATGGGGAGCCTGAGGAAAGAGGAAATGATAATCTTGTAGATGCATATTCCTTGGATGGAGATGATGATATAGCGCCTATTACATCTCAAGGGAGTCGTTTAGGTATTCTGAGATCTGAGAGGAGGCACAGGCGGCGGCGGAATATGAGCCGGGCGAGGCCAGTTTCTGACTAg
- the LOC135636002 gene encoding probable calcium-binding protein CML29, producing MAPPQSSHSRPLAGDIETLSYVNSMMEAFRAFDSNNDGLITCDELKGIMASLGYNRTTEEVREMMTRGDADKDGLLSMEEFLEMNAAELDPGDLAGLLQTAAALLGPAAGDDGDVTAEILFQVLSCEDGASLEDCTEIIASLDADGDGAVSFEDFKIIVQALR from the coding sequence ATGGCTCCTCCTCAGTCATCGCACTCGAGGCCCCTCGCCGGAGACATCGAGACTCTGAGCTACGTCAACAGCATGATGGAGGCGTTCCGAGCTTTCGACTCGAACAACGATGGGCTGATCACCTGCGACGAGCTCAAGGGGATAATGGCGTCGCTCGGGTACAACCGCACCACGGAGGAGGTGAGGGAGATGATGACGCGGGGCGACGCGGACAAGGACGGCCTGCTCAGCATGGAGGAGTTCCTGGAGATGAACGCCGCCGAACTGGACCCGGGCGACCTTGCCGGCTTGCTCCAGACCGCCGCCGCGTTGCTGGGTCCTGCGGCGGGGGACGACGGGGATGTGACGGCGGAGATTCTGTTCCAGGTGCTGAGCTGCGAGGATGGAGCGAGCCTGGAGGACTGCACGGAAATCATAGCTAGCTTGGACGCGGACGGTGATGGAGCGGTCAGCTTTGAGGACTTCAAGATCATAGTTCAAGCTCTCCGCTAA
- the LOC135618199 gene encoding nitrate reductase [NADH] 1-like, giving the protein MAASVDNRQFGHLEPRNGLVNPVRAVGKKFGTHHRSDSPARGCSFSPLAPGKDNGTRYYDDDDEDEDEVVVDWTKLYGGRHLEVEPSVRDPRDEGTADSWIERNPSLIRLTGKHPFNCEPPLTRLMHYGFITPVPLHYVRNHGAVPKAEWCSWTLEITGLVKRPVRLTMDELVRDFPPVEIPVTLVCAGNRRKEQNMVHQTIGFNWGPAAVSTTVWRGVRLRDVLRRCGVMARKDGALFVCFEGAEDLPGGGGSKYGTSLRREVAMDPSRDVMLAYMQNGELLTPDHGFPVRVIIPGFIGGRMVKWLKRIIVTPQESNSYYHHKDNRVLPSHVDAELANAEAWWYKPEYIINELNINSVITTPGHDEILPINAFTTQRPYTMKGYAYSGGGRKVTRVEVTLNGGETWLVCALDHPEKPNKYGKYWCWCFWSLEVEVLDVLSSKEVAVRAWDESLNTQPEKLIWNVMGMMNNCWFKVKVNVCRPHKGEIGLVFEHPTQPGNQSGGWMARQKHLETSEAPTLKKSTSTPFMNTSSKQYTMSEVRKHASRESAWIVVHGHVYDCTAFVKDHPGGADSILINAGADCTEEFDAIHSDKAKALLDTYRIGELIPSGYVSDTSVHGGSELSHLATIREISRPPALVNPREKMQCKLVAKKTISHDVRLFKFALPSADQVLGLPIGKHIFLCATIDGKLCMRSYTPTSSVDEVGHFELLIKVYFKGENPKFPNGGLMSQHLESLTLGSTLDLKGPVGHIEYNGRGNFVVNGKPRFAKRLAMIAGGTGITPVYQVIQAVLRDPEDRTEMHLVYANRSEDDILLWDELDGWARDHPAQFKVWYVINEAKRGEEWRYSTGFVTESILRDHIPMGGSDDTLALACGPPPMIQFAVVPNLEKMKYDTANSLLLF; this is encoded by the exons ATGGCGGCGTCTGTAGACAACCGGCAGTTCGGTCACCTGGAGCCGCGCAATGGGCTTGTCAACCCGGTCCGTGCCGTCGGCAAAAAATTCGGCACCCACCACCGGTCGGACTCCCCCGCTCGGGGGTGCAGCTTCTCTCCCCTCGCCCCTGGCAAAGACAATGGTACTCGCTATTACGACGATgacgacgaggacgaggacgaggtgGTGGTAGACTGGACGAAGTTGTACGGTGGTAGGCACTTGGAGGTGGAGCCGTCGGTGCGTGACCCGAGGGACGAGGGCACCGCCGACAGCTGGATCGAGCGCAACCCGTCCCTGATCCGGCTCACTGGGAAGCACCCCTTCAACTGCGAACCGCCGCTGACCCGGCTCATGCACTACGGGTTCATCACCCCGGTGCCGCTCCACTACGTGCGCAACCACGGAGCGGTACCTAAGGCCGAGTGGTGTAGCTGGACGCTAGAGATCACCGGCCTGGTGAAGCGCCCGGTCCGGCTCACCATGGACGAGCTGGTCCGGGACTTCCCCCCGGTAGAGATCCCAGTCACCCTGGTCTGCGCCGGGAACCGGCGCAAGGAGCAGAACATGGTGCACCAGACCATCGGGTTCAACTGGGGCCCAGCGGCCGTGTCCACCACCGTGTGGCGCGGCGTCCGGCTCCGCGACGTGCTCCGCCGCTGCGGCGTGATGGCCCGCAAGGACGGCGCCCTCTTCGTGTGCTTCGAGGGGGCAGAGGACCTCCCCGGCGGTGGCGGCTCCAAGTACGGTACGAGCCTCCGGCGCGAGGTGGCCATGGACCCATCCAGGGACGTCATGCTCGCGTACATGCAGAACGGCGAGCTGCTGACTCCCGACCACGGCTTCCCGGTGCGCGTCATCATCCCGGGCTTCATCGGCGGCCGCATGGTCAAGTGGCTCAAGCGCATCATCGTCACCCCGCAGGAGTCCAACAGCTACTACCATCACAAGGACAACCGCGTCCTCCCGTCCCACGTCGACGCTGAGCTCGCCAACGCAGAAG CTTGGTGGTACAAGCCGGAATACATCATCAACGAGTTGAACATCAACTCAGTCATCACGACGCCGGGTCACGATGAGATACTTCCTATTAACGCGTTCACGACTCAGAGGCCGTATACCATGAAGGGCTACGCCTACTCCG GTGGAGGAAGGAAGGTGACACGGGTTGAGGTGACACTCAACGGCGGCGAGACGTGGCTGGTTTGCGCCCTCGACCACCCCGAGAAGCCGAACAAGTACGGCAAGTACTGGTGCTGGTGCTTCTGGTCCTTGGAAGTGGAGGTGTTGGATGTCCTGAGCTCCAAGGAAGTGGCTGTGCGAGCATGGGACGAGTCCCTCAATACCCAGCCCGAGAAGCTCATCTGGAACGTCATG GGGATGATGAACAACTGCTGGTTCAAGGTGAAGGTGAACGTGTGCCGCCCGCACAAGGGCGAGATCGGGCTGGTGTTCGAGCACCCGACGCAGCCCGGGAACCAGTCCGGCGGGTGGATGGCGCGGCAGAAGCACCTCGAGACGTCGGAGGCCCCGACCCTGAAGAAGAGCACCTCCACCCCCTTCATGAACACCTCTAGCAAGCAGTACACCATGTCGGAGGTGCGCAAGCACGCGTCGCGCGAGTCCGCGTGGATCGTCGTCCACGGCCACGTCTACGACTGCACCGCCTTCGTCAAGGACCACCCCGGAGGCGCCGACAGCATCCTCATCAACGCCGGCGCCGACTGCACCGAGGAGTTCGACGCCATTCACTCGGACAAGGCCAAGGCCCTCCTCGACACATACCGCATAGGCGAGCTCATCCCTTCGGGCTACGTCTCCGACACCTCCGTCCATGGCGGGTCCGAGCTGTCCCACCTCGCCACCATCCGCGAGATCTCGCGGCCCCCGGCTCTCGTGAACCCCCGGGAGAAGATGCAGTGCAAGCTCGTGGCCAAGAAGACCATATCGCACGACGTTCGTCTCTTCAAGTTTGCACTGCCCTCCGCGGACCAAGTGCTGGGCCTCCCCATCGGGAAGCACATCTTCCTGTGCGCCACCATCGACGGAAAGCTGTGCATGCGCTCCTACACGCCTACAAGCTCCGTCGACGAGGTCGGCCACTTCGAGCTCCTCATCAAGGTCTACTTCAAGGGCGAGAACCCCAAGTTCCCCAACGGCGGCCTCATGTCCCAACACTTGGAGTCCCTGACCCTCGGCTCCACCCTCGACCTCAAGGGTCCGGTCGGGCACATCGAATACAACGGCCGCGGCAACTTCGTAGTCAACGGCAAGCCGCGGTTCGCCAAGCGGTTGGCCATGATCGCCGGCGGGACCGGGATCACGCCGGTGTACCAGGTGATCCAGGCGGTTCTACGGGACCCGGAGGACCGCACCGAGATGCACCTGGTGTACGCCAACCGGTCGGAGGACGACATCCTGCTGTGGGACGAGCTCGACGGCTGGGCGAGGGATCACCCGGCGCAATTCAAGGTTTGGTACGTGATCAACGAGGCCAAGCGGGGGGAGGAGTGGCGGTACAGCACGGGCTTCGTCACGGAGAGCATCCTGAGGGACCACATTCCCATGGGCGGCTCCGACGACACGCTCGCGCTCGCCTGCGGGCCGCCGCCAATGATCCAGTTCGCGGTGGTGCCCAATTTGGAGAAGATGAAGTACGATACTGCCAATTCACTGCTACTGTTCTGA